A region of Thermotoga sp. Mc24 DNA encodes the following proteins:
- a CDS encoding lipoate--protein ligase family protein, whose protein sequence is MIEKGVFPGALNMAVDSLMAEWAVKMNAVLFRFYGWERPTVSLGRFQKKGGINVPDWIDVVRRPSGGRALLHHREITYCLAVPRKVDAGKLSVLEFHRLVHSLIRDALVKAGVPAELSSERRGNTMLCFDAPSRYEIVLNGVKVVGSAQFRTAESIVEHGSIVLKQDVELLKTIFGDGIPPLKGILDLYDVDVKTLEESILAQFEKVFGPSKKIQLDSSMLKESRERSSLFEVRRR, encoded by the coding sequence GTGATTGAAAAAGGTGTTTTCCCTGGGGCGTTGAACATGGCCGTCGATAGCTTGATGGCGGAGTGGGCTGTGAAGATGAACGCGGTGTTGTTCAGGTTTTATGGTTGGGAAAGACCTACCGTTTCCCTGGGACGTTTTCAAAAAAAGGGTGGGATAAACGTTCCTGATTGGATAGATGTTGTGAGAAGACCTTCTGGAGGCAGAGCGCTGCTTCATCACCGGGAGATCACCTATTGTCTTGCAGTTCCCAGAAAAGTAGACGCCGGGAAGCTTTCCGTTCTGGAATTTCACAGGCTGGTACACAGTTTGATAAGGGACGCTCTGGTAAAAGCCGGGGTGCCCGCTGAGTTGTCAAGCGAAAGACGGGGAAACACGATGCTTTGTTTTGATGCACCGTCGAGGTACGAGATCGTGCTCAACGGTGTCAAGGTGGTAGGGAGTGCGCAGTTCAGAACGGCTGAGTCCATCGTTGAACATGGATCCATAGTTCTGAAACAGGATGTTGAGCTTCTGAAAACCATTTTTGGGGATGGTATTCCTCCTTTGAAAGGTATCCTGGATCTTTACGATGTGGATGTGAAGACTCTGGAAGAAAGTATCTTGGCGCAATTTGAGAAGGTTTTCGGTCCTTCGAAGAAGATACAGCTGGACAGTAGTATGTTGAAAGAATCGAGGGAAAGATCGTCTCTTTTTGAGGTAAGGAGGAGATAG
- a CDS encoding acyl-CoA carboxylase subunit beta, whose product MSLRDKIEELKKIEKEIEQGGGPEKVEKQHESGKLTAWERLELLLDPGTFVEIDKFVEHRNTYFGLDKVKLPRDGVITGVGEINGRKVAVFSQDFTVMGGSLGEMHAKKIVKLLDLALKMGIPVIGINDSGGARIQEGVDALAGYGEIFLRNTLASGVVPQITVIAGPCAGGAVYSPALTDFIVMVDQTARMFITGPNVIKAVTGEEISQEDLGGAMVHNQKSGNAHFLADNDEKAMSLVRTLLSYLPSNNAEEPPVEDPDTSLETPEDILDILPDNPNKGYDVREVIKRVVDHGEFFEVQPYFAKNIVIGFARIQGKTVGIVANQPSVFAGVLDIDSSDKAARFIRFLDAFNIPILTFVDTPGYLPGVAQEHGGIIRHGAKMLYAYSEATVPKITVILRKAYGGAYIAMGSKHLGADMVLAWPSAEIAVMGPEGAANIIFKKEIEASSNPEETRRKLIEEYKQQFANPYIAASRGYVDMVIDPRETRKYIMRALEVCETKVEYRPKKKHGNIPL is encoded by the coding sequence ATGAGTCTGAGGGATAAGATCGAAGAATTGAAGAAAATCGAGAAGGAGATTGAACAAGGTGGCGGTCCTGAGAAAGTAGAAAAACAGCATGAGTCTGGAAAACTCACTGCCTGGGAAAGATTAGAACTGCTCCTCGATCCTGGAACGTTCGTGGAAATCGACAAATTTGTGGAACACAGAAACACGTACTTTGGACTCGACAAGGTGAAACTTCCAAGGGACGGAGTCATTACGGGTGTTGGTGAGATAAACGGAAGAAAAGTCGCCGTTTTTTCTCAGGATTTCACGGTGATGGGCGGCTCACTGGGAGAAATGCACGCGAAAAAGATCGTAAAACTCCTCGATCTGGCCCTCAAGATGGGAATACCAGTGATTGGCATAAACGATTCTGGAGGCGCACGAATTCAGGAAGGTGTGGATGCACTCGCCGGTTACGGCGAGATATTTCTAAGAAACACCCTCGCTTCCGGTGTGGTACCACAGATCACCGTGATAGCCGGTCCTTGTGCTGGTGGCGCTGTTTATTCGCCCGCACTCACCGATTTCATCGTGATGGTAGACCAGACCGCCAGGATGTTCATAACGGGGCCGAACGTGATAAAAGCGGTAACGGGTGAAGAGATCTCCCAGGAGGATCTGGGAGGGGCCATGGTTCACAATCAAAAGAGTGGGAACGCTCACTTTCTGGCAGACAACGACGAAAAGGCTATGTCTCTGGTGAGGACACTCCTCTCGTACCTTCCCTCCAACAACGCCGAAGAACCACCCGTTGAAGATCCCGATACCAGTCTGGAAACTCCAGAGGACATTCTCGATATCCTTCCGGACAATCCGAACAAAGGGTACGATGTGAGGGAAGTCATCAAAAGGGTCGTGGATCACGGAGAGTTCTTCGAAGTTCAGCCGTACTTTGCGAAGAACATCGTCATAGGCTTTGCCAGGATTCAGGGAAAAACAGTGGGAATAGTGGCGAATCAGCCTTCCGTGTTCGCCGGTGTTCTGGATATCGATTCCTCAGACAAGGCGGCACGTTTCATCAGATTCCTCGACGCCTTCAACATTCCTATTCTGACCTTCGTGGATACCCCTGGTTATCTCCCAGGTGTTGCTCAAGAGCACGGTGGCATCATAAGACACGGAGCGAAGATGCTCTACGCATACAGCGAGGCAACGGTTCCAAAGATTACGGTTATTCTTCGAAAGGCCTATGGAGGAGCGTACATCGCCATGGGTAGCAAACACCTGGGAGCGGATATGGTTCTTGCCTGGCCGTCCGCCGAGATTGCGGTCATGGGGCCTGAAGGAGCGGCGAATATTATCTTCAAGAAGGAAATAGAGGCTTCTTCCAACCCCGAAGAAACGAGAAGAAAGCTCATTGAAGAATACAAACAGCAGTTCGCGAATCCTTATATAGCGGCGAGTAGAGGATACGTGGACATGGTGATAGATCCGAGAGAGACAAGGAAGTACATAATGAGAGCCCTTGAGGTTTGTGAGACGAAAGTTGAGTACAGACCGAAGAAGAAGCATGGAAACATCCCTCTGTGA
- the rsmG gene encoding 16S rRNA (guanine(527)-N(7))-methyltransferase RsmG, with translation MDSVKNILLEYGLRFQEPQIEKVDKYIEELLRTPYNLTAHRDLDSAVHKNVVEILLPLKEELEGTLLDVGSGNGVPGLILAIFFPKLKVVLLDSREKSVNFLRGVIEKLDLENVSAVKERAENFSRERREEFDYVTARAVARLNVLVEICAPASKIGGKLLFYKGPSYREELKEAQKAIKELKVELEEVREYSLKTGERRALLIFRKHENSPEKYPRRVGVPFKRPLL, from the coding sequence TTGGATTCAGTAAAGAACATTCTTCTCGAGTACGGGCTTAGATTTCAAGAACCGCAGATAGAAAAGGTAGATAAATACATCGAGGAACTCCTGAGAACCCCTTACAACCTCACCGCTCACAGGGATTTAGACTCTGCTGTCCATAAAAATGTTGTAGAAATTCTACTTCCCTTAAAAGAAGAACTGGAAGGGACACTCCTGGATGTTGGTTCAGGTAATGGTGTCCCAGGGCTTATTTTAGCTATCTTTTTTCCGAAACTCAAGGTGGTACTTCTGGATTCCAGAGAAAAGTCGGTGAATTTTCTCAGAGGAGTAATAGAAAAGCTGGATCTGGAAAATGTTTCAGCTGTCAAAGAGAGAGCAGAGAATTTCTCCAGAGAAAGGCGAGAAGAGTTTGACTATGTCACAGCCAGAGCTGTGGCGCGGTTGAATGTACTGGTGGAGATCTGTGCACCAGCATCGAAAATCGGTGGGAAACTTCTTTTCTACAAGGGGCCTTCGTACAGAGAGGAATTGAAAGAGGCGCAAAAAGCCATAAAAGAACTGAAGGTGGAACTCGAAGAGGTGCGGGAGTATTCTCTAAAAACCGGCGAGAGAAGGGCGCTGCTGATATTCAGAAAACACGAGAACTCTCCTGAGAAATATCCAAGGAGGGTGGGTGTGCCATTCAAGAGACCTTTGTTGTGA
- a CDS encoding patatin-like phospholipase family protein, whose amino-acid sequence MNVVKGVAFAAGGVKGAAHIAFLERSGDVFDVVTGSSIGAIVGGLYALYGDPALVKDVTFSLMKKHFEDLEKMESENTWRGLFQRSLFKADLLFSVLKEVFGRKKFSDCKKTLGVVIFDTENLDSLLVTEGFLIDAIVASSSVPGYFEPIWIGGTPCLDGGVLAPTPVSQARELGADFVVASAFNREKKEGFKNHFEMFFAMDRWKEILLEREELSKADFVVIHDVNESWNAFDKYEEIYRKALRNLKGVILPW is encoded by the coding sequence ATGAATGTGGTGAAAGGAGTAGCGTTCGCGGCGGGAGGAGTCAAAGGAGCGGCTCACATTGCTTTCCTGGAAAGATCTGGGGACGTGTTCGATGTGGTCACTGGATCATCGATAGGAGCCATCGTAGGGGGACTGTACGCACTCTACGGAGATCCCGCTCTGGTGAAGGATGTCACCTTTTCTCTCATGAAGAAACACTTTGAGGATCTGGAAAAGATGGAATCGGAGAACACCTGGAGAGGGTTGTTTCAACGTTCTCTTTTTAAAGCAGATCTTCTGTTTTCTGTTCTCAAGGAGGTTTTTGGTAGAAAGAAATTCTCTGACTGCAAGAAAACACTCGGTGTTGTGATTTTCGATACAGAAAACTTGGATTCTCTCCTTGTGACAGAAGGCTTTCTGATAGATGCCATCGTGGCGAGCAGTTCTGTACCGGGATATTTCGAGCCGATCTGGATAGGAGGTACTCCCTGTCTGGACGGTGGGGTTCTTGCACCCACACCGGTTTCTCAGGCACGAGAACTCGGAGCGGATTTCGTTGTGGCTTCCGCTTTCAACAGAGAGAAAAAAGAAGGATTTAAAAACCATTTCGAAATGTTCTTTGCAATGGACAGATGGAAGGAGATACTCCTGGAGAGGGAAGAGCTTTCAAAGGCGGATTTTGTGGTGATACACGATGTGAACGAGTCCTGGAACGCTTTCGATAAGTACGAAGAAATCTACAGAAAAGCACTTAGAAATTTGAAGGGAGTGATTTTACCCTGGTAA
- a CDS encoding MarR family winged helix-turn-helix transcriptional regulator codes for MKQPFERILREICFMVKVEGRKVLRDFGITPAQFDILQKIYFEGPKRPGELSALLGVAKSTVTGLVKRLEADGYLTRTPDTADRRAYFLVITRKGEEVIEKVIERRENFIEKITSDLGREKSSKILDYLKELKSAMEKNFSKQ; via the coding sequence GTGAAACAACCCTTTGAAAGAATTCTCAGAGAGATCTGTTTCATGGTGAAGGTGGAAGGCAGGAAGGTGTTGAGAGATTTCGGTATAACACCGGCTCAATTTGACATTCTTCAGAAGATCTATTTCGAAGGTCCCAAACGTCCAGGAGAACTCAGCGCTTTGCTGGGAGTAGCGAAGAGCACGGTGACCGGTCTGGTGAAAAGACTCGAGGCAGACGGTTATCTGACACGCACTCCAGACACTGCGGACCGAAGAGCCTATTTTTTGGTTATAACAAGAAAAGGGGAAGAGGTTATAGAGAAGGTCATCGAACGAAGAGAAAATTTCATCGAGAAGATCACGAGTGATCTTGGTAGGGAAAAATCCTCAAAGATACTCGACTATCTGAAAGAGCTGAAAAGCGCTATGGAGAAAAATTTTTCCAAACAATAA
- a CDS encoding OadG family protein, translating to MITIFLFGIVTVFFVFLILYLFSIVLKFFSGKERPAVVEEKKIRYSRENEEIIAVISAVLSQIIEGDYRIVSVKKSREKRGYEAWRKTGWRRRRWSESSEW from the coding sequence ATGATCACCATCTTTCTGTTCGGAATAGTGACGGTATTTTTTGTATTTCTTATTCTGTACTTATTCTCTATTGTCTTGAAGTTTTTCTCAGGAAAAGAGAGACCCGCTGTTGTTGAAGAGAAGAAAATCAGGTATTCAAGGGAGAACGAAGAAATAATAGCGGTTATCTCGGCGGTGCTTTCACAAATAATCGAAGGTGACTACAGAATAGTTTCTGTGAAAAAAAGCAGAGAAAAACGAGGATACGAGGCATGGAGAAAAACTGGCTGGAGG
- the rsmI gene encoding 16S rRNA (cytidine(1402)-2'-O)-methyltransferase produces MGKLIIVGTPIGNLEDITIRALKTLREVDLILAEDTRRVVILLNKYRIKKPLLSFNERNSKKRIKEILPLLREGKKVALVSDAGMPVISDPGYNLIEECWREGIEVDIVPGPSALTSAVAASGFPGSKFIFEGFLPRGKNRRRLLKSLKKENRVIVFFESPERLLSTLRDILEIIGDREVFIAREMTKLHQEFFRGKVSEAISYFEKKKPLGEITVVLSGKE; encoded by the coding sequence TTGGGGAAACTGATCATAGTGGGAACACCTATAGGAAACCTCGAGGATATCACCATCAGGGCTTTGAAGACGCTCAGAGAAGTCGATCTGATACTCGCGGAGGACACCAGGAGAGTTGTGATCCTTCTAAACAAATACAGAATAAAAAAACCGCTTCTTTCGTTCAACGAGAGGAACTCGAAGAAAAGAATAAAAGAAATTCTGCCGCTTCTCAGAGAGGGAAAGAAAGTAGCCCTTGTCAGCGATGCGGGGATGCCGGTGATCTCCGATCCAGGATACAACCTCATAGAGGAATGCTGGAGGGAAGGTATAGAGGTGGATATCGTTCCGGGACCGAGTGCCCTGACGAGTGCCGTCGCGGCAAGTGGATTCCCAGGTTCGAAATTCATCTTTGAAGGCTTTCTGCCACGTGGAAAGAACAGAAGGAGACTTCTCAAATCTTTGAAAAAGGAAAACAGAGTAATTGTGTTTTTCGAGTCACCGGAAAGGTTACTCTCAACTCTGAGGGACATTCTGGAGATAATTGGGGATCGGGAGGTGTTCATCGCAAGGGAGATGACAAAGCTTCATCAGGAGTTCTTCAGAGGAAAGGTGAGTGAGGCTATTTCGTACTTTGAAAAGAAAAAACCTCTCGGTGAGATTACAGTGGTATTATCGGGAAAGGAGTGA
- a CDS encoding CBS domain-containing protein: protein MRVITTHRSPDFDAFASCVAAKKLFDDHIIVLPSNPARNLSDFLKVYLDHFEFIWDHEFEGEVTELVIVDTPSPDRIPENIREKSQGAKITVYDHHVDESPYDGIVSKVGATITILVELIRDKNIPLDPTETTLFMIALYDDTGNLLFSSTTPRDLEIAKFLLENGANLDEVALYTREELTPKQMELLDELIENARDYEVNGVPITISVMECEDFVGGLGLIVSKVWEMLGKETFIAIVKMGKKIYVIGRTGSPDVDLGSFMRDLGGGGHTRAASATITGKEIDEVLKEVLNKLHDHVVPLLRARDIMSSPVKVVLSDMTIGEVDRLMKQTGHSGFPVVEGNRLIGIVTKKAVEKAMNHGLGDRPVKSIMSTNLVVATPDTPVTRLRELMVEHAIGRIPILENGILVGIVTRSDVLRAIFGKPFKKYVMPVFQANGQIFRDVSKLLVERVDPKILNLFRLLGKFGDEVNMPVYVVGGFVRDLLLGIENLDIDIVVEGNALEFAEYAGRFLPGKMVKHDKFMTASLFLKGGLRIDIATARLEYYESPAKLPDVEMSTIKKDLYRRDFTINAMAIKLNSKDFGLLIDFFGGYRDLKEGVIRVLHTLSFVDDPTRILRAVRFEQRFDFRIEETTERLLKQAVEEGYLERTTGPRLRQELEKILEEKNPLKSIRRMAQFDVIKHLFPKTYYTPSMDGKMENLFRNIPWVEENFGEVDKFYAALHVFLEFYDDESWKEVRDRYSLRRNLINEIRHVEKSAPALLEMLSERVPVSFVYPLVKGVSSETICHFLAYLSGEKEELFKSYLLKIKNTKLEKINGEYLIRKGITSGKIIGEVLEKILMRKLDGDTRDEEEILKEVLASLETEG, encoded by the coding sequence ATGAGAGTCATCACCACACACAGATCACCCGATTTCGATGCCTTCGCTTCCTGTGTCGCGGCGAAGAAGCTGTTTGATGACCACATCATAGTTCTGCCTTCCAATCCGGCGAGGAATCTCTCCGATTTCCTCAAAGTCTATTTGGATCACTTTGAATTCATCTGGGATCACGAGTTTGAAGGCGAGGTCACAGAACTCGTGATCGTCGACACACCTTCTCCGGATCGGATTCCAGAGAATATCAGAGAGAAAAGTCAAGGAGCGAAGATAACAGTTTACGATCACCATGTGGATGAAAGTCCATACGATGGAATAGTATCGAAGGTGGGAGCCACGATAACGATACTCGTTGAGCTCATTCGAGATAAAAATATACCACTGGATCCCACCGAAACCACTCTCTTCATGATCGCTCTCTACGACGACACGGGAAATCTACTCTTTTCTTCAACCACACCGCGGGATCTGGAGATAGCGAAGTTTCTTCTGGAAAACGGTGCAAATCTCGATGAAGTGGCACTTTACACAAGAGAAGAGCTCACTCCTAAGCAGATGGAACTGCTGGACGAACTGATAGAGAACGCTCGTGACTATGAAGTGAACGGTGTCCCGATAACCATTTCAGTGATGGAGTGCGAGGACTTTGTGGGAGGATTGGGGCTGATTGTGAGTAAGGTCTGGGAGATGCTGGGAAAGGAAACCTTCATAGCGATTGTGAAGATGGGGAAAAAGATCTACGTTATTGGAAGAACCGGTTCACCCGACGTGGATCTCGGCTCTTTCATGAGAGACCTCGGAGGAGGCGGGCACACGAGGGCAGCCTCCGCAACTATCACCGGAAAAGAGATCGACGAGGTTCTGAAAGAGGTTTTGAATAAACTCCACGATCATGTGGTTCCTCTCCTTCGCGCAAGAGATATCATGTCCTCTCCCGTGAAGGTGGTCCTCTCTGACATGACGATAGGAGAAGTGGATAGATTGATGAAGCAAACCGGACACAGTGGATTTCCAGTTGTTGAGGGGAACAGGCTGATAGGTATTGTTACGAAGAAAGCAGTTGAGAAGGCGATGAACCATGGTCTGGGTGACAGGCCTGTGAAGTCCATCATGTCGACGAACCTGGTGGTGGCGACTCCTGATACTCCTGTGACCAGGTTGAGAGAACTCATGGTGGAACACGCCATCGGACGAATTCCTATACTGGAGAACGGCATTCTCGTGGGCATCGTAACGAGAAGTGACGTTCTGAGGGCGATATTCGGGAAACCCTTCAAAAAATACGTGATGCCGGTGTTTCAGGCGAACGGACAGATATTCAGAGATGTTTCAAAGCTCCTCGTAGAACGGGTAGATCCGAAGATCTTGAATCTTTTCAGACTTCTCGGGAAGTTCGGTGATGAGGTGAACATGCCCGTTTATGTCGTGGGGGGCTTCGTTCGTGATCTTCTCCTCGGCATAGAGAATCTCGATATAGACATCGTTGTTGAGGGAAACGCTCTGGAATTTGCCGAATACGCCGGTCGTTTTTTGCCCGGAAAGATGGTGAAACACGATAAATTCATGACCGCTTCTCTTTTTTTGAAGGGAGGTCTCAGAATAGACATCGCAACGGCGAGGTTGGAGTACTACGAATCACCCGCTAAGCTCCCCGATGTGGAGATGAGTACGATAAAGAAAGATCTCTACAGGAGAGATTTCACGATAAACGCGATGGCTATAAAGCTTAACTCGAAAGATTTCGGACTGCTGATCGATTTCTTTGGGGGATACAGGGATCTGAAAGAAGGAGTAATACGGGTCCTTCACACCCTGAGTTTTGTAGACGATCCCACAAGGATTCTGCGTGCCGTTCGTTTTGAACAACGTTTTGACTTCAGAATCGAAGAAACAACAGAGAGGCTCCTGAAACAGGCTGTTGAAGAAGGATACCTTGAGCGAACAACTGGTCCACGCCTCAGACAGGAATTGGAGAAAATACTCGAAGAGAAAAACCCTCTGAAGTCAATCAGGAGGATGGCGCAATTCGATGTGATAAAACATCTGTTCCCAAAAACCTATTACACCCCTTCCATGGACGGAAAGATGGAAAATCTCTTCAGAAACATTCCGTGGGTGGAGGAGAACTTCGGAGAAGTTGACAAATTCTACGCAGCGCTCCACGTGTTTCTCGAGTTCTACGACGATGAGAGCTGGAAAGAAGTGAGAGATAGATATTCTCTTCGCCGAAACCTGATAAACGAAATCAGACACGTGGAAAAGAGTGCACCCGCTCTTCTGGAGATGCTTTCGGAAAGGGTTCCTGTTTCTTTTGTTTATCCTCTTGTGAAGGGAGTCTCGAGCGAGACGATCTGTCACTTCCTGGCGTATCTCAGCGGTGAGAAAGAAGAGTTGTTCAAATCCTATCTTCTGAAGATAAAGAACACGAAGCTCGAAAAGATAAACGGGGAGTATCTCATCAGAAAAGGGATAACATCCGGTAAAATAATTGGAGAGGTTCTCGAGAAGATTCTCATGAGAAAACTCGATGGAGATACAAGAGATGAAGAGGAGATACTGAAGGAAGTCCTGGCATCATTAGAAACGGAGGGATAA
- a CDS encoding S-layer homology domain-containing protein, whose product MKKILVFGLTVMSVLLLSQNIKDLEPGSPFFDAVNYVVKASIMELDDKGNFRGALLVTRYDIAQYIYRLVMRFELEKFKEKLPLLDELDIVKTATIALDERTSNLEKNYNSLNSRVDSAVLEITSTASEVLELKTKADSLEEAFNNLSLAFTSFKQETAGIDSEILRRIDVVEKNLKKLEESAQQNSSRLTLLEKNLENVSREIASLEEAITQLSSDTRNLLTWKQNAGEDILMLKGRTGGLSEQLDQLRKELDSLSSDVVNLKNEVNQKVSAVSSKISTQEERVSDLEKSISQMTTKFQTLESSVENLKSDLENLNKRFSGLEESVAEDQQNRTTMESEIQDLKKQVIDLSKRIERLSSDLTVLSQKVEEKEKSSLQMDTGTLMMIGAGALALLLGILLLAGR is encoded by the coding sequence TTGAAAAAGATACTTGTTTTTGGGTTGACAGTGATGAGCGTTCTCCTGCTTTCACAGAACATAAAGGATTTAGAGCCAGGATCTCCGTTTTTCGACGCTGTGAATTACGTGGTGAAAGCGAGCATCATGGAACTTGATGACAAGGGGAATTTCAGGGGAGCGCTTCTTGTGACTCGCTACGACATAGCGCAGTACATCTACAGATTGGTCATGAGATTCGAACTTGAAAAATTCAAGGAAAAACTCCCGCTACTCGATGAGCTCGATATTGTAAAGACGGCCACGATCGCTCTCGATGAACGAACCTCTAATCTGGAAAAGAACTACAATTCTTTGAACTCTCGAGTTGATTCTGCTGTACTCGAAATTACCTCCACGGCGAGTGAAGTTTTAGAGTTGAAGACAAAAGCTGATTCTCTGGAGGAAGCGTTCAACAATCTCTCGCTGGCTTTCACCAGCTTCAAGCAGGAAACAGCCGGGATAGATTCGGAGATACTGAGGAGAATAGACGTTGTCGAAAAAAACCTTAAGAAGCTTGAAGAGAGTGCACAACAGAATTCCTCAAGGCTGACTCTTTTGGAAAAGAATCTGGAGAACGTGTCAAGAGAGATAGCTTCTCTTGAAGAAGCAATCACTCAGCTCAGTTCAGATACGCGCAATCTTCTCACCTGGAAACAGAACGCAGGCGAAGACATCCTCATGTTGAAAGGACGAACAGGAGGCCTTTCAGAACAACTGGATCAACTTCGCAAAGAATTGGACTCACTTTCCTCGGATGTGGTGAATCTGAAGAACGAAGTGAATCAGAAAGTTTCTGCTGTTTCCAGCAAAATCTCCACTCAGGAGGAGAGAGTTTCTGATCTGGAAAAGAGTATCTCTCAAATGACAACAAAATTTCAAACACTGGAGTCCAGCGTGGAAAACCTGAAAAGTGATCTGGAAAACCTGAATAAACGTTTCTCCGGATTGGAAGAATCCGTTGCTGAAGATCAACAAAACAGAACGACGATGGAGAGTGAAATCCAGGATCTCAAAAAGCAGGTGATCGATCTTTCAAAGAGGATCGAAAGACTCTCTTCGGACCTGACAGTACTCTCTCAGAAAGTGGAAGAAAAAGAGAAATCTTCGCTCCAGATGGACACCGGCACGTTGATGATGATCGGTGCAGGAGCGCTTGCTCTTCTTCTGGGAATCCTTCTTCTTGCGGGGCGATGA